The window CTGCTGCTCCAGAAGACCATGCTGGTCGGCGAAGGCACGGCCCGCCGCCTGAGCCCCGATTCGAACATGTGGTTCATGGCCCGCCCGCTGGTCGAGGACTGGATGGCCGAACTGATGGCCCCCGACGCCCGCCTGCGCGAGACGCTGGGCGAACTGGTCAAGGCCGGCGAGCGCCTGCCCCGCGTGCTCGACAGCATCGAGCGCAGCATTTCGATGATCGCGTCCGGCGAGCTCAAGCTGCATCCCGAAACCCTGCACGCCCTGCGCGGCGGCACGCCGGGCCGGTTGCCGCTGATCGCCGCCTGGGTGGCGATCGCGCTTCTGGCCGGCGCCCTGGCTTTCCTGTCCCTCCCATAGGGTGAAAACGCCGGGATCGAGCTTGCATCCCGTTACGGCGTAGACTAGGTTCTAACCACACCATTTTTTCCGTGATTTTTTTTGGAATAGGCCGTGCTTCAGGGACAACGCATTCTTTTAATCGTCGCCGGGGGAATCGCCGCCTACAAGTGCCTCGATTTGATCCGCCGGCTGCGCGAGCGCGGCGCCTCGGTGCGCTGCGTGCTGACGCGGGCCGGCGAACAGTTCGTCACTCCCCTTTCGCTGGCCGCCTTGAGCGAGCATGCGGTGCATCGCGACCTCTTCTCGCTGACCGAGGAGAGCGAGATGGGCCACATCCAGTTGTCGCGCGAAGCCGACCTCGTGCTGGTGGCGCCGGCCACCGCCAACATCCTGGCCAAGATGGCGGCGGGGCTGGGCGACGACCTGGCCAGCACCCTTCTGCTGGCGACCAGCGCGCCGGTGATGGTGGCCCCCGCCATGAACGTGCGCATGTGGGAGCATCCGGCCACCCAGGCCAACCTCGCCACCCTGCAAGGGCGCGGCATCCATCGGGTCGGCCCGGCCGAGGGCGCCATGGCCTGCAACGAATTCGGCATGGGGCGAATGGCCGAGGTCGACGACATCCTGGCGGCGATGGAGGCCTTCTTCGGCGGCCACGGCCGCCTGGCCGGGCGTCGCGCCCTGGTCACCAGCGGCCCCACCCATGAGCCGATCGATCCGGTCCGCTACATCGCCAACCGCTCGTCGGGCAAGCAGGGGCATGCCATCGCCGCGGCGCTTCGACGGCTGGGCGCCGACGTCACGCTGATTGCCGGTCCGACGCTCGAGCCCGATCCGCTTGGGGTGACGGTGGTGCGGGTCGAATCGGCGGCCGACATGCTGGCCGCCTGCCAGGCTGCCTTGCCCGCCGACGTCGCCGTCTGCGCCGCCGCCGTCGCCGACTGGCGGGTCGCGGAGCCGGCGGCCGGCAAGATCAAGAAGACCGCCGGCGGCAAGCCGCCGGTCCTCAAGCTCACCGAGAACCCCGACATCCTGGCGACCTTGGCCGCCAAGGGCCCCCACCGCCCGCGTCTGGTCGTAGGCTTCGCCGCCGAGACCGAGCAGGTGGTCGAGAACGCCCGGGAAAAGCGTTCCCGCAAGGGCTGCGACTGGATCGTCGCCAACGACGTGTCTGCGGCCGCCGGCACCTTCGGCGGCGACGAAAACCGCGTCCACCTGATCACCGCCGACGGTCCGCAGGCCACCGAGGCCTGGCCGACCCTTTCCAAGCGCGAGGTCGCCGAGCGGCTGGCCGAGCGCATCGCCACCGCCCTGGAGACGGCGTCGTGAGCGGGGTCGCCGTCGCCGTGCAAAGGCTGCCGCACGGGGCCCACCTGCCGCTGCCGGCCTACGCCACGCCGGGCAGCGCCGGGGTCGACCTGATGGCGGCCATCGCGGCGCCGCTGGCCCTGGCGCCGGGGGCCCGCCGGCTGGTCCCTTCCGGCATCGCCATCGCGCTGCCCGAGGGGTATGAGGCGCAGGTGCGGCCGCGCTCGGGCCTGGCCATCAAGCACGGCATCATCCTGGTCAACTCGCCCGGCACCGTCGATGCCGACTACCGTGGCGAGATCATGGTCATCCTCGCCAACATCGGGGCCGAGACCTTCACCGTCGAACCGGGCATGCGCATCGCCCAGATGGTGGTCGCCCCGGTCAGCCACGTCGCCTGGGAACCGGTCGACGCCCTTCCGGAAAGCGGACGGGGCACCGGCGGTTTCGGCTCGACCGGCCTCCACGCAAAGGGTTGAACCCATGTTTCGTGTGTCCAAGAAAATGCTGTTCGCCATCGAGGCGGTCCTCGACATCGCCTATCACGCCGGCAGCGAGCCGGTGCAGAGCCGCGAGATCACGCGCCGCCAGGGCATTCCCCGGCGCTATCTGGAACAGGCCCTGCAAAACCTGGTGCGCGAGGGCGTGCTGATCGGCGTCCGGGGGCCGCGCGGCGGCTATCGGCTGGCCCGCGAGCGGCGGCGCATTTCGGTCGGCGACATCGTCAGGGTGGTGCGCGCCATGGACGGTTCGGAGGACCCGCTGGAGGACGTCGGCGGCTCCAGCCTGGGGCACGACGTCATCCGCCCGATGTGGCTGGAACTCCAGCAGTCGGTGCTGGTTTCGCTCGACGAAATCACCATCGATTCGCTGTGCACGCGGGCCGACGAGGCGGGAATCGTCAGCGAAGGCCGGCGCAATCTCGATTTCACCATCTGAGGCCCCCATCTGCCTTGGATCGATGTCGCATGGCGGCCGTCGGGAAACCACATTCTCCTTGACGGAATTGCCTGGAAATAACATTTTTTTTGAGGATATTCATTAGCCACGGAAGGGCCTGACCCATGAGCACTCGCCCCAGCGTCGTTTCGGAAGCCGCTTTCACGTCGGAATTTCGCGGACGCATCTACGACAGCATCGTCGATACCATCGGCGCCACGCCCCTGGTCCGCCTCTCCAAGCTGGCCGAGGACGCCGGCAGCAAGGCGATCATCCTCGGCAAGTGCGAGTTCTTCAATCCGCTGGCCTCGGTCAAGGACCGCATCGGGCTGGCCATGGTCGAGGCGGCCGAGGCCGCCGGCCGCATCGGGCCCGGCACGCTGCTGGTCGAGCCGACCTCGGGCAACACCGGCATCGCGCTGGCCTTCGTCTGCGCCGCCAAGGGCTACCGGCTGATCCTCACCATGCCCGAAAGCATGTCGGTCGAGCGGCGCAAGATGCTGGCCCTGCTGGGCGCCGAGCTGGAACTGACCCCCGCCGCCAAGGGCATGACCGGGGCGATTGCCCGGGCCGCCGAGATCGTCGAGCAGAACCCCGTCGCCATCATGCTCCAGCAGTTCGAGAACCCGGCCAACCCGGCCGTGCACCGCCTGACCACCGCGGAAGAGATCTGGACCGACACGGCCGGCAAGGCCGATGTGCTGGTATCGGGTGTCGGCACCGGCGGCACGCTGACCGGCGTCGGCGAGGTCCTGAAGGCGCGCAAGCCTTCCTTCAAGGTCGTCGCCGTGGAGC of the Shumkonia mesophila genome contains:
- the cysK gene encoding cysteine synthase A — protein: MSTRPSVVSEAAFTSEFRGRIYDSIVDTIGATPLVRLSKLAEDAGSKAIILGKCEFFNPLASVKDRIGLAMVEAAEAAGRIGPGTLLVEPTSGNTGIALAFVCAAKGYRLILTMPESMSVERRKMLALLGAELELTPAAKGMTGAIARAAEIVEQNPVAIMLQQFENPANPAVHRLTTAEEIWTDTAGKADVLVSGVGTGGTLTGVGEVLKARKPSFKVVAVEPEDSPVLSGGVPGPHKIQGIGAGFVPKILNASIIDEVLKIGNETAFATARKAARLEGLPGGISSGAALAAALELGQRPDMEGKMIVAILPSFAERYLSTALFDGLGVE
- a CDS encoding RrF2 family transcriptional regulator, with product MFRVSKKMLFAIEAVLDIAYHAGSEPVQSREITRRQGIPRRYLEQALQNLVREGVLIGVRGPRGGYRLARERRRISVGDIVRVVRAMDGSEDPLEDVGGSSLGHDVIRPMWLELQQSVLVSLDEITIDSLCTRADEAGIVSEGRRNLDFTI
- the dut gene encoding dUTP diphosphatase, which translates into the protein MSGVAVAVQRLPHGAHLPLPAYATPGSAGVDLMAAIAAPLALAPGARRLVPSGIAIALPEGYEAQVRPRSGLAIKHGIILVNSPGTVDADYRGEIMVILANIGAETFTVEPGMRIAQMVVAPVSHVAWEPVDALPESGRGTGGFGSTGLHAKG
- the coaBC gene encoding bifunctional phosphopantothenoylcysteine decarboxylase/phosphopantothenate--cysteine ligase CoaBC, whose product is MLQGQRILLIVAGGIAAYKCLDLIRRLRERGASVRCVLTRAGEQFVTPLSLAALSEHAVHRDLFSLTEESEMGHIQLSREADLVLVAPATANILAKMAAGLGDDLASTLLLATSAPVMVAPAMNVRMWEHPATQANLATLQGRGIHRVGPAEGAMACNEFGMGRMAEVDDILAAMEAFFGGHGRLAGRRALVTSGPTHEPIDPVRYIANRSSGKQGHAIAAALRRLGADVTLIAGPTLEPDPLGVTVVRVESAADMLAACQAALPADVAVCAAAVADWRVAEPAAGKIKKTAGGKPPVLKLTENPDILATLAAKGPHRPRLVVGFAAETEQVVENAREKRSRKGCDWIVANDVSAAAGTFGGDENRVHLITADGPQATEAWPTLSKREVAERLAERIATALETAS